A genomic window from Triticum urartu cultivar G1812 chromosome 7, Tu2.1, whole genome shotgun sequence includes:
- the LOC125524097 gene encoding putative F-box protein At3g17490, whose product MEEAEKGELLERNTKPRLDSHPGPTVGLPLLTDDLILEILSRLPVRSVHRFKCVSVSWRDLITDPANRKKLPQTLAGFFYMTINNRIGHHFASVSGDSAAPFNLSIPYLHNNKYGGITQLDACNGLLLYCGFKKKMESWDDFCFLVCNPATGRWVELPPRPPVPASRYCCTTSLAFDTAVSSHFNVLHFEQTVPGAYITGVNIHSSRTGAWRFRSGRMVEKVVPLHSKCVFVGGMMYLIGNLMGFNNKYVLMVVDAEGEVWKTIPVQYGRRSSTIGVSQGCLHYVVASTVSVNDSNEILGSGITLWCLKDHDSKELVLKRSANINGLMGMIGEKYRVAEIHPDCDTVFLMSSGGDTLVAYDMQHQKVDCILNLEKGITKPKRFLPYVPLFSESCRWAVALPQATPVLPPRTVSSFG is encoded by the coding sequence ATGGAGGAGGCGGAGAAAGGGGAGCTCTTGGAGAGGAACACCAAGCCGAGGCTGGACAGCCATCCGGGGCCAACGGTCGGCCTGCCCCTGCTCACCGACGACCTCATCCTGGAGATCCTCTCCCGCCTCCCCGTCAGATCCGTCCACCGCTTTAAGTGCGTCTCCGTGTCCTGGCGCGACCTCATCACTGACCCCGCCAACCGCAAGAAGCTACCCCAGACCCTCGCTGGCTTCTTCTACATGACCATCAACAACAGGATCGGCCACCACTTCGCCAGTGTCTCTGGCGACAGCGCAGCCCCGTTCAACCTTTCCATCCCTTACCTGCACAATAACAAGTACGGCGGCATCACCCAGTTGGACGCCTGCAATGGCCTCCTTCTCTACTGTGGcttcaagaagaagatggagAGTTGGGATGATTTCTGTTTTCTAGTGTGCAATCCCGCCACTGGGAGGTGGGTGGAACTGCCCCCTAGGCCGCCTGTGCCCGCAAGCAGATATTGCTGTACCACAAGTCTTGCTTTTGATACGGCAGTCTCATCCCATTTCAACGTTCTTCACTTTGAGCAGACCGTTCCGGGAGCTTACATCACAGGAGTGAACATCCACTCGTCGCGGACAGGAGCATGGAGATTCAGGAGTGGTAGGATGGTTGAGAAAGTGGTGCCGCTCCATAGTAAATGTGTCTTCGTCGGCGGTATGATGTATTTGATTGGCAACCTGATGGGCTTCAACAACAAGTACGTGCTGATGGTGGTGGACGCGGAGGGGGAAGTGTGGAAGACTATCCCTGTGCAGTACGGCCGAAGATCTTCCACGATTGGAGTGTCGCAGGGGTGCTTACACTATGTTGTAGCTTCAACGGTTTCAGTCAACGATAGTAATGAAATCCTAGGTTCTGGGATAACACTTTGGTGCCTCAAGGATCATGACAGTAAAGAATTGGTTCTGAAGCGTTCTGCCAACATCAATGGGCTTATGGGCATGATTGGGGAGAAGTACAGGGTGGCTGAGATTCATCCAGATTGTGACACCGTTTTCTTGATGTCATCTGGAGGTGATACCTTGGTAGCGTATGACATGCAACATCAGAAAGTTGATTGTATCCTTAATCTTGAGAAAGGCATTACAAAACCAAAACGGTTTCTACCCTATGTTCCTCTGTTCTCAGAGTCATGCAGATGGGCAGTAGCTTTACCTCAAGCCACGCCAGTGCTTCCTCCAAGAACCGTCTCTTCTTTTGGCTGA